The Paenibacillus sp. G2S3 region CGCGTGGCAGGCCTCGCGGAGAACGACTAGCTGGCGAATATCGAATGCTTTTCCCTTAAGCCCGGCTTTAGGGATCCATTGCTCAGCATAAGCCCCGTGCTGGTAGATCCAGTTCACAATTCCCGAGATCGTGGCGGTATCCGTGTACCGTTGCAGTTTACCGGAATTATAGTAAATGGGTGGTCGAGTGATGTAATTCTCGACCCCCACTGTTGTTAAGGCAATTTCGGCACCCGTCACGGGATGGATCTGATAGGCGACCACCCCAGAAGCCGCAGAGCCGAAGGCCAGCTTAATGAATACCCGGTGCATGCGCCGGGATAACATCATCTCCCGGAGAGAGGCATAATCCGTAGGCTGCTGATCTTCGCCTACTGGGCGAGGGATTGGAATCCCTGCCTCGCTCAGAATCTGTTGTGTCTGGCGTTTATCGGTCATGGCCGCAATGTCAGTAGGGTCATTTAACCATAGCGAACCTGGACATGCGGTTTTGGCCTCGCGCTGTAGTCTAGCCAGCATTCGGCAGTAGCCGCGGAACCATTGGGATGGATGATGCAGTACACCTTGCATTTCCGTCAATTGACAGGCTAATTTCACGCGGAGTGGTCGCGGATCAGGTCTATCGGCGTAGGGATGAAGCGAATCGTCCATATCATCCGAATCCGGTGCACCCAGAGCGATTAAGGCCCGTTCTACCTCGAAGCTGCTGCCAGGTGATTCTAGCCTCAGTAGCGGTGGAGCTGCACTGAGATCTACTCCGTTGTAAACGGAGGACTGATGGGGTAATTGCTTCTTCTGCTCTTCCATAAGATCACCTAATGATCTACCTTGCAGAAACTCAGCGTAAGATAAAATAATGGCAGGGGGCATTCCTAGATCGGAACGCGCTTGCTGGATGCCGCTAGTCCGTTTATCACCGGGAATACCGATAACGATCATCGGCCTCATGAGAGGCTCACTCTGTGATGGAAGGATAACGCCAGTCTTCCTCATCATCGCTTTCCTGCTTGTCGCTAACATCAACAGGCAATCCACTTTGCTTCCAGCGGCTAATCATCTCGTCAGACATATAATGATGGCTTAGGTTTAATGCTTTTAATTTTTTGATTCTGTCGCTGGCTAGAAGCAATTCTGCCCCCTCATCGCTTAGGGTACCAAGCGACAGGTCAAGCGTGTCCAGTTGATCCAGAATAGGAGCATTTGCTAGTGCACCTGCGATCTCATCTTGGATCTGGCTATTTTTTAAACCAAGATAAGTAAGCTTAGGGAACTTTCCTACTTCTATAAGAGGAAGAAGATCTGCTAAGCTGCCGTCAAATCCGTAGTTATCTACGCCGAGATATAGCTCCAGCTTGCGCAAATTCGGCAATTGGCTTGCTGCAATATGTTCAAGAATGGCTTTACCTAAGCCTCCACTTATAATAATCAGTTCTTCTAGCTTGTCGTGTTTTAGTTCTGAGAGGCTTAGCTCATTCCCACCTTGAATCGTGAGTGACTGTAGCTCTGGAAAAGCGGGGAGCAGCGGCGATAGATCGCTTTGGGTAATCCAAGAAATCTCGCATTCCTCATAGCCCATCTCGCCTATGAAAAGCTTGCGCAAAGCAGGGAAGCTAGCACTATGCGTAACCAGTGACTCTACAACTTCTTCTGAACTATTTTCGTAGGCTTGCCCCCAATCACCGATAATTAGACTTGTCAGCGAAGAACTTTCAGGGCTGCTACTAAGTTTCTCAATTTCAGTGCCAATTCTTTGGCCTTCTTCGAATTCATCGTATCCGATACTAAGCTTTACTTCCGTCATGGGCATTCCCTCCCGGAAAAATTTAACTTCGAAAATACCCTATCATCTGTAGCCGAGGGAGTCAAATCACAGGTTTAAATAATTATAGTCAAATTCGTCATGTCCTTGAGCTAATCATTTATGGTAGGTTTATGCTAGGGAGAATTACATAATTTTGAAATATAAGAAAGTACGTTTCACACTATACTTTATCCTTATATTTCTCGCTAAACGCTTACCGTCCTTATAAGGACGCCGAAGGCGATTATACTTGAAGGAGCTGCTCTGATGAAGATCAAATTTCAGGAATGGATAATAGAAGCGGATATTGCAAAGCTGCAAGCGGCTATGGAAGCAGGCGTAGTCAGCTCAGAAGATTTGGTAGTAGCCTATTTGGAACGGATTCATAAGTACGATATAGACATAAACGCCATCTTAGAAATCAATCCAGAGGCTAAAGACATCGCGAGAGCACTGGATATTGAACGTAGGGAACAAGGAAGTCGGGGAAGTCTGCACGGTATTCCTATATTGTTGAAGGATAATATAGATACTGCGGATAAGATGCATACGAGTGCTGGGTCAGTAGCTTTAGCAGGATCATTTGCGGCAAAAGATTCCTTCGTAGCTGCGAAGCTTCGGTCGGCAGGAGCTGTTTTGCTTGGAAAGGCGAATATGTCGGAGTGGTCTAACTTTATGTCTAGTTCAATGCCGGCTGGGTATAGCTCACGAGGTGGTCTAGTACTTAATCCATATGGGCCAGGGAATGTATTTGTCAGTGGTTCAAGTTCTGGACCAGCGGCAGCTATTGCGGCAAATTTGGCAGCAGCATCGATCGGAACGGAAACCGCGGGATCAATTGTTGGGCCAGCCTGTCAGCATGCTCTCGTCGGGATCAAACCAACAGTTGGATTGGTCAGTCGTACTGGAGTGATTCCTATTTCAGTTAGCCAAGACACTCCTGGACCTATCGCTAGAACGGTCACGGATGCGGCGATTATTTTGGGGGCATTAACGGGAGTGGATGACAAGGATGAAGCAACATTATTGAGCGAGAAGCATGCTTTTACGGACTATACTCCTTTTTTAGATAAAAGCTTTATACGGCAAGCAAGAATAGGTGTTCCACGGGCTTATTATAAACATTTAGATGCAGAGCGACTTTCAATTATGGAAGCAGCTATCCAGACTTTGAAGAATGAAGGGGCTACGATTATAGATCCAGTTACGCTTTATGTTGAACAACAAAACTGGAATAATGATGTGATCTGTTATGAATTTAAAAAGGGGCTCAATGCATATTTATCTCAAGTAGATGATTCCGTTCCGGTTCACTCTTTGCAACAATTGATAGCGTATAATGAAAGGCATGCTGAAATCGCATTACAATATGGGCAAGACACATTAACTAGGTCAGAGGAAGTAACTTTAACCGAAGAAGAATATCAGCAAAAGAAACAAGAATACAGAGAGTTAGCACTTGAGAAAGGTATAGATTATGTGTTGGAGCAGTATAGCTTGGATGCATTATTGCTGCCTGGTGATGTAGATGGTATGTATATTGCGGCACGCTTGGGGTATCCGTTAATTACTGTTCCGGCAGGGTATGTAGCACAGGGCATTATTGATGCTGATGGTGATCCTACTCGGGGGCCCTTTGGGGTAGTTTTTTCCGGAAAAGCCTATAGTGAGCCTACGCTCCTATCCATAGCCTACGGGTTTGAACAAGCTACGCAGCATCGTATTCCTCCTCAACTGGAATAGGTATTAACTACTTTATTATAGAAGGAAGAGAACAGCTTGAAATATTGCCTAGAATGTGGAACAGCGTTAGTAATGAAAGAAAGCGATGGGGAAGGGCAGGTACCTTATTGTAATGCATGCGAAATGTTCCGATTTCCTATTTTCAGCACAGCGATCAGTACAGCGGTATTAAATCGGGATATGAATAAGATTCTATTGATCCAGCAGTATAACCGACCAGATTATATTTTGCTTGCAGGGTACGTGAATAAAGGTGAAGATGCGGAAACCACACTTATTCGTGAGGTAAAAGAAGAGGTAGGAATTGATATTGTAGCCTATGAATATATGCGCAGCTTGTATTTCGCACCTTCTAATACGCTGATGCTGAATTTTATAGGTGTTGCAGATACGGAGGAATTAAGTCAGGTGAGTGCTGAGGTAGATCATGCAGAATGGTTTACCTTGGAAGAGGCCGCCAGTGCTATTAAAAAGAATAGTCTAGCCGAAACCTTCCTGTTGGCGATTATTGAAAAATTGCATGCAGATCAGGTACAGGTAAATCCAGTATCGGTAGGAGGAACAGTGTAAGATGATAGTATATAGCTTTGCCAAAGAAGTCGGTAAATCGATTGATGCATTCGGCAGCCAGCAGCTTTATATGTCCAGAATACTGACAGAGGCGGTTTCTCCGCAAGTGGGTTGTATGCACTTGGGCGTGAATGGACTTGTTGGCTGGCATCAGGCTCCGATTCCACAGCTGTTTCTGGTCGTTAGCGGAGAAGGCTGGGTCAGAGCAGGGGAAGAAGTAGAGATTTCAGTTAGCGCTGGCTCTGCCGTATATTGGGATAAGGGCGAGTTTCATGAGACACGCACGGGGACAGGACTAACAGCGATAGTGATCGAAGCTGAGAATATGAGTTTGGCGATGCCGATGGTGCAAGAGATTTTTGAGCGGAGGTAAAACAATGTTTAATCAAGAGAAAAGAACAATGACGACCGAAAGATTGATTTTGAGACCCTTTGAATTATCTGATGCAAAACGTGTCTCTGACCTCTGCAATAATTATAATATCTACAAAAGTACGTTGACCCTACCTTATCCATACACTATCGAATGTGCAATATCATGGATTGAAGCTCATGAAGAGAATTTTATCAATAATATGTATTATGAGTTTGCGATTACTGATAAAAGTACAAACGAGCTTTATGGAGCTATAGGACTGACCAATAAGAAAGCACACAGAAATGGTGAAGTTGGATATTGGATCGGTGAGGAATATTGGGGTAAAGGATACGCGACTGAAGCAACAAAAGCGATCATTGCGTTTGCTTTTTCAGAAAAGCATTATCATAAAGTGTTTGCAAGACACCTTGCTTCAAATCCAAGCTCTGGGCGAGTGATGCAAAAATGTGGAATGGTGAAGGAAGGCATTTTATTACAGCATATTTATAAAGAAAATAAATATGATGACCTTATTCATTATGGAATTATTAACACGGAAGGCTAAGCTACATAAAGTGAATTTTAAAATTTTTACAAGCAAATAGATAAGAAAAAAGGAGCCGAGAGGCTCCTTTTTATAGTTCTACCATTGACCATTGCTGACAAATCCGATGGATTTTATTAGCTAAGCTTATACACACGAGCTTCATAAGGACGAAGCTGAATGGTGTTTAGTTCTTCTTCTGGATTTACTTCATAGTTAGCAATGAGCAGTTCCTTCGCTTGGAATTTCACAGTAGAAGGAAGTTCGAAGGTCGCAGGCTCTCCGAAGAAATTCAATACAACTAGTAGCTGTTCTTCTCCAAGAGTACGCAGATAAGCATATACCTGCTCATTCTCCTCAGCCAAAATTGTATAATTTCCGTATACGATAATCTCATGCTGCTTACGTAGCTCAATTAGCTTCTTATAGTAGTGAAAAATAGAATCGGGATCAGCCAGTGCCTTCTCCACGTTGATATCTTTGTAGTTAGGGTTCACAGCCAGCCACGGAGTGCCGGTGGTGAAGCCTGCTTGCGGCTCCGAGTTCCATTGCATCGGCGTACGGCCATTGTCCCGACCTTTGATATAGATGGAATTCATGATTTTTTCTTCCGAGTGTCCGGCAGCCAAGTATTCCTTATACATATTTAGAATTTCAATATCCTTGTAGTCATCGATGGAAGCAAACTGTACATTTGTCATGCCGATTTCTTCACCTTGATAGATGTAAGGTGTACCTTGGAGCGTGTGAAGCAGTGTTGCCAGCATTTTGCCAGACTCTTTCGGGAACAGCTTATCATCTCCAAATCGGGATAGCATACGCGGCTGATCATGGTTGTTCATATACAAGCTGTTCCAACCCTTGCCGTCGAGTGCGACTTGCCACTTGGAAATAATGGACTTAATGTCCGCCAGCTTCCAAGGCTGTACATTCCATTTACCTCCAGGTCCGGAATCGACGTCCATGAGCTCGAAATGGAATACCATGTTCAGCTCGTTACGATCCTCGGAAACATACAGTGAAGCTTCTTCTGGAGTGACATTAACGGCTTCACCCACTGTCATGATATCGTACTTGGATAGTACCTCACGGTTCATTTCCTGCATATACTCATGTACGCGTGGACCGTTAACGAAATAGTCTCCACCGAAGTGGTACGTAGGCTGTTCTCCGTTACTTTCCCCAGAAACGCTAGGTAATTCCGGTACTTTGGAGATCAGGTTGATTACGTCCATGCGGAATCCGTCAATTCCTTTATCCAGCCACCAGGTCATCATATCGTAGATTTCCTTGCGGAGCTTTGGATTGTCCCAATTTAGGTCCGGTTGTTTACGGGAGAAGAGATGGAGGTAATATTCCTCCGACTTCTCATCGTATTCCCAAGCTGATCCACTGAAGAAGGAGCCCCAGTCGTTCGGCGGCTGGCCGTCCTTTCCAGGACGCCAAATATAATAATCACGATAAGGATTATCCTGCGATTTGCGGGATTCCACGAACCAAGCATGCTCATCTGAGGAATGGTTGACCACAAGGTCCATAATCAGCTTCATGCCACGGCTGTGAAGACCAGCGAGCAGTTCTTCCCAATCGGAGAGCGTTCCGAAATCATCCATAATACTTTGATAATTACTGATATCATAACCGTTATCGTCATTAGGCGACTGGTACACTGGGCACAGCCACACCACGTCGACACCAAGATGATTTAAATAATCAAGTTTCGAGATAATCCCTTGCAGATCACCAATACCATCCCCATTACTGTCTTTAAAGCTGCGGGGGTAAATTTGATACACTACGCTTTCTTTCCACCATTTTTTATCCAAGGTTGTAATCTCCTATCTCTATATAGATCTTGCAATTTTATTTAATGGACCCTGATGTAAGTCCGCTGATAATCCATTTTTGTGCGAACAAATAGACGATGAGCATCGGGGTTAATGCGAGCAGATATGAAGCGAAAGCTAAGTTGAAATCTGTACTGAACTGCCCCTGGAATACATATTGTACCAGCGGAAGTGTGTAGGAATCCTGATCGCCGAGCAGAACCAGCGGTAGCATAAAGTCATTCCAAGTGGACAGACAAGACAGGATACCGATCGTTGCACTAACAGGAGCAAGAAGTGGAAAAATAATCTTCCAGAACGTTCCGAAGGTCGATGCGCCGTCTACTGTTGCCGCTTCTTCCAGTTCATACGGAATGGAACGGATATAACCGGTGTAAACAAACACGTTAAAGGCCAGACCATAAACAACGTAAAGAATAATAATTCCCACAATGTTGTTCATGTGCAGGTCCGTAGTCACTTTGACCACAGGCAGCATAATAATCTGGAAAGGGATAAACATTGCGCTGATAAAATAGAAGTAAAGCACTTTGAAAAATCTTCGTTTCATATTACGTGCAATAGCATAGGCTACCATGGAGTTGGTAAGCAATATGAACACGACTGTTGTAACTGTAATCACGGTACTATTTCCTAATGCATTGAAGAAATTCGTTGCCTTAATCGCATTGGTGAAGTTCTCAAAATGCAGGCCAGTCGGAAGCGAAAAGATAGATTGAGCCATTTCCTCGGGATTTTTGAGTGCGATGGCAATGGTCATGTACAGCGGAAACAGGATCAGTAGTGAGCCTAGGGCAATAAGAATCGTTACAGGCCAGTTGGTTGGTTTTTTGATCATAAGTCCATCTCCCGTTTCTGCAGAAATTTAAGCTGAAGGGCGGAGATAACGACGATCACGATAAAGTAAATCACGGCGTTCGCCGATTGGTAGGCAAATTCTCCGCCTTGGAAGCCGCCTGTGTAGATTAAGTGGGCAATGGATTGCGTTGAACGACCTGGACCCCCGCCTGTCAAGGCAACGATTTGGTCGAATACCATCAGACCGCCCTTCATCGCGAGTACCATATTGATGGTGAAGAAGGAAGCAAGCATTGGGAACGTAATGCTCCAGAATTCTCTCCAACGGCTAGCACCGTCCAGATTGGAAGCTTCGTAAAGATCTTGAGGAATGGTCTGAAGACCCGCCAGATAGAGAATCGTGTTATAAGCAATTCCCTGCCAAACGGCTACAATGACGATACCGATCCAAGCCCAGTCCGAGTTACCGAGAATGTTTTGTGATAGGAATTCGCTGCCGATCTTCGCACCCCAGATTGGGAATACATTAGCGAACAAGTAGTTAAAAATAAAGCCAACAATCAGCACACTCAGGATATTCGGCAAGAAATATACGCCACGGAAAAAGTTTTTAGCTTTAATTTTGGCGTTAAGTCCTAGCGCAATCAACAAGCTGATGACGTTGATAAGAATAGTTGTAAGGATGGCATATTTAAAAGTGAACACATATGAATTCAGCACATTTTCGTCTTGAAAAATGTTAATAAAGTTCTTAAATCCTACGTAATCAAAGCTGTCACTAAAGCCGTCCCAGTTTGTGAACGAATAATAAATCCCCTGCAGTGCAGGGAAGGTATGAAAGGCAAAGAAAAGAAGTAATGCCGGTATAGTCATCAGATAAAAGGCGACTCGGCGTTTGGCCATCATGTAATCCTCCTCATTGTAAAAGCGAAAGAGAAAGGGGAAGCCCCGTTCTCTTTCGCGGTTCATGTTTGTCTGATCTGGTTATTTCCGGTCAGCTACTTTATCCCATTCTGTATCAAGCTGTTTTAGGTAAGCATTAATGTCTTTCTTTTGCAAGAAGGCTTGGTTGATGGTTTCCACTTTCATTGCACTTGGGATGTAGTGGTCAGCAAAGTCAGCTAATTTGCCTTCGGCAAAGGATGCTTTGAAGCCGTCCATCGTTGGATCATCTTGCGTTACACCTTGTACAGCTGGGAATGCTTTTTGCTCGTTGATATAAAGGGTGACATTCTCAGGTTGAAGCAGGAAGTCAATGAATTTTTTAGCTTCTTCTTTATGTTTAGTGTTCTTGGAAACAGTCAGCAATGTGTCTACACCAGAAATGACCTTATTATCGGCAGCATCATTTGTCGCTGGGAATGGGAACACACCAAGTTCAATGGATGGATTGGCTTTTACGATTTCTGGGATCGCCCATACGCCTTGCAGGTACATTGCGGATTCGCCTTTAGCGAATGCTGTGTTGCCGTCATTGTAATTTTTTCCGAAGATATCTTTTTGTCCATATTCGGTCAGCTTAAGCAGCTTTTCAGCAACCTCGTTAAAGCTGTCTGAGAAGGTTACAGTGCCTGCCGTACGCTCCTTGAAGAAATCATTCCCTTTTATAATGGTCGTGAGGGAATTGAAAGGTGTAAGTGTTGTCCATGCATCCTTAAATGTCAGATAGAAAGCATTCTTACCGCTGTCTTTAAATTTTTGAGCGACGGCCATGAACTCATCCCAGGTAGTTGGTACGGTAACGCCAGCTTCAGCGAACATCGCTTTATTGTAAATGACACCACTTGCGTTGGAAGAGAACGGAAGTGCGTTCAGTGTGTCAGTACCCGTCAGGTCTTTCATCATTTGCACATATGCAGGTTGAATATTTTTAGCTAGCGGATCAGCAGTAAAGTCTTCAAACAGACCGCTTGCAGATAAAGTCTTATAAGTATCGGTGGCACCCATACCGACCACGTCAGGAATGTCTTTCTTAGCCGCACGAGTCTTCAGTACAGTTTCAGCATCCGGTGGGTTCACTTGGGAAACTACAATGTTCGGATTGGCTTCATTAAATTTCGCAACCAGCTTGTCGAAAGTGGCTTTGGCTTCGGACTTACCTTGGAAGAATTCAATTTTTACTTTTTCACCAGAGGCATTTCCACCACTATTCGTGTTACCAGCCGCATTGTTGCTACTATTGCTACCACAGGCACTAAGTACGGACATAGCCAGTACACTAACCACTACGGGTTTGATTGTTTTTTTCATGATTAAATCCTCCTAATAATTTGTTGGTATTATGAACATGTAAGAGATTAAACATGTACGTAAATGAAAACTAATTGATATTCTGCTACTTATAGGCGGCAGATATGCATTACCAGTAGAGAGAGTAAACGTTTACGTAAAAGGGGTAAAAAGACTCAGGTAAGTGATCTTACCGTTTGTCTTTCCACGATTAAGTGATCGACAATTTTGCTATCCACTGTCTCGCCTGTTTCAATCATCTGAATAAGCTTCTCTACGGCAATCTTACCAATATCGTACAGCGGTTGACGCACTGTAGTTAACGGAGGAATAATCATTTTTGCCATTCCAAGATCGTCATAACCCATAATGGATATATCGTCGGGAACACTTAAACCATATTTGATGACCGTGGAAAGAGCACCAATCGCCATTTCATCACTAGCGGCAAAGACAGCAGTGACATCAGGTGCTTGCTCCAAAAGAGCTTCCATTGCAATGCTCCCGCTTTCATACAGAAAGTCTCCATAAGTGAGATAGCGGCTGTCGAAAGGAATTCCACTTGCTTCAAGCGCTTTACGATATCCCTCGGCTCTGGGTGCACCAGCGATAGCATCGCTTGGATTTCCGCTGATCATGGCGATTTTGCTATGACCTTTGGAAATTAAGTAGAGGGTAGCATCATAAGCAGCCTGGTAATCGTCTACTTTCACGTAAGGTACACTGGCAAATTCCGTTTGGGAAGAAACCAACACAACTGGGATCTTCATGGTTTCCAGCACATCGTAATACTCTTTCTTCAAGACCTCACTAGAGTAAATAATGCCATCGACCTGCTTCTCCCTTAGGAGCTGCAAGTACTTTAACGTCCGTTTACCATCCTGGTCGGTGTTACAGACCATTACACTGTAATTGCGGTCATTGGCCAATTCCTCAATGCCTTTTAGCAGATCTGAGGAGAAAGCTCCAGAAACACTCGGGAACATTACACCAATGGTCTGCGTACGCTTATTGATTAGGCCACGAGCAATCGCGTTAGGTTGATAGCCGAGTTCTTTGATAGCCTCATTTACCTTTTGTTTCGTCTTGTCGGAGTACCCACTTAAATTGTTTAGCACGCGAGAGACTGTTGCAATGGAAACGTTCGCTTTTTGTGCAACATCTTTAATTGTTGGGTTCATTCATACGTGCTCCTTAAATTACGGTTAGCCTTAGATTAAACGTTTACGCTTCGAAAATCAAATTGCTTTAAAAAGAATTACGTAAACGCTTACCCTGAATATAAATCCTGGTAGGTATGCTTGTCAACTCCACTTAAATAATATCTGGATGATAAGAACGATGAAAGGTAATTATTTTTTAATAGAATGAAACCGATTAAATTACCAGAAAATCTCTATTGAAGCGTTGTGTAAGAGGGAGAAATGTAGTTGGAGCAGGATATTAAGAATACAGAGACCCAGAATTGACAAAAGAATATTAGAGGACTAACATTTAGACGGTAAACGCTTACGTGAAATCGGATTGACATGTTCATCGTTTGGTCTAATGTGTAACCGGATAAGGAGCTGCGCTTATGAATATTTATCTCGAAATTCCAGATGTGGATAAGCATTTTCCTTTTAGAAGTTTACTATGTGGAGGAGATACGCTGTGCTATCCGCATTGGCATAAAGAAATTGAAATTATATATGTAACTAAAGGAAGTCTAAATCTGGGAATAAATGATACCCCTATTCACATGGAGCAGGGTGAGGTTCAATTTATCAACGGTGGGGATGTCCATTATTTTCTCGCCTCACCTGAAAGCGAACGGGTAGTAATTCAATTCGATCTTAACCTGTTTCAGGAAGTCGCAGCTTTGAGCGGAAATGATTATTCGCTTCGTGAGGTTTTTACGCTTATGGAGCATTCTAGTTCAAAATGGCCCGAGGCAACCGCCGTGAAGATCAAAGGGCTGATTGAGAGTATTTATGAGGAAGACGTGCAGCGAAGAGATGGGTACGCTTACTTAATCAAAGCTAGATTGTTTGAACTATTGACCGTTATTTTACGGGAAGTGCCGAAGAGTGCACTCAATAAACAGCCTAAGTTCTCGGAAGATACGCTGAACCAGTCTAGAGAAACACTGGAAAGATTAGAGCGGATTTTTATCTATGTAGAGCAGCATTACCAGGAAGCCATTACGCTGAATGAGGTAGCTAGCTATATGGGCTTTAGTCCGTATTATTTTACCAAGCTATTCAAGAAGAATACTGGCATGACCTTTATAGCTTTCTTAAACGAATATCGGCTTAACAAAGCTAAATGGATCTTAATTAATGAAGATTTGCCGATGTCTGCTGTAGCGGAAGCCGCCGGGTTTGGCAGCGTGAAGACCTTCCATCATTTTTTCAAAGATGCCACGGGGATATCCCCCCTAAAATACCATAAGACAATATTCGGGAATAATACAGCAAGAATGCAGG contains the following coding sequences:
- a CDS encoding amidase family protein, with protein sequence MKIKFQEWIIEADIAKLQAAMEAGVVSSEDLVVAYLERIHKYDIDINAILEINPEAKDIARALDIERREQGSRGSLHGIPILLKDNIDTADKMHTSAGSVALAGSFAAKDSFVAAKLRSAGAVLLGKANMSEWSNFMSSSMPAGYSSRGGLVLNPYGPGNVFVSGSSSGPAAAIAANLAAASIGTETAGSIVGPACQHALVGIKPTVGLVSRTGVIPISVSQDTPGPIARTVTDAAIILGALTGVDDKDEATLLSEKHAFTDYTPFLDKSFIRQARIGVPRAYYKHLDAERLSIMEAAIQTLKNEGATIIDPVTLYVEQQNWNNDVICYEFKKGLNAYLSQVDDSVPVHSLQQLIAYNERHAEIALQYGQDTLTRSEEVTLTEEEYQQKKQEYRELALEKGIDYVLEQYSLDALLLPGDVDGMYIAARLGYPLITVPAGYVAQGIIDADGDPTRGPFGVVFSGKAYSEPTLLSIAYGFEQATQHRIPPQLE
- a CDS encoding alpha-glucosidase, whose translation is MDKKWWKESVVYQIYPRSFKDSNGDGIGDLQGIISKLDYLNHLGVDVVWLCPVYQSPNDDNGYDISNYQSIMDDFGTLSDWEELLAGLHSRGMKLIMDLVVNHSSDEHAWFVESRKSQDNPYRDYYIWRPGKDGQPPNDWGSFFSGSAWEYDEKSEEYYLHLFSRKQPDLNWDNPKLRKEIYDMMTWWLDKGIDGFRMDVINLISKVPELPSVSGESNGEQPTYHFGGDYFVNGPRVHEYMQEMNREVLSKYDIMTVGEAVNVTPEEASLYVSEDRNELNMVFHFELMDVDSGPGGKWNVQPWKLADIKSIISKWQVALDGKGWNSLYMNNHDQPRMLSRFGDDKLFPKESGKMLATLLHTLQGTPYIYQGEEIGMTNVQFASIDDYKDIEILNMYKEYLAAGHSEEKIMNSIYIKGRDNGRTPMQWNSEPQAGFTTGTPWLAVNPNYKDINVEKALADPDSIFHYYKKLIELRKQHEIIVYGNYTILAEENEQVYAYLRTLGEEQLLVVLNFFGEPATFELPSTVKFQAKELLIANYEVNPEEELNTIQLRPYEARVYKLS
- a CDS encoding sugar ABC transporter permease, with translation MAKRRVAFYLMTIPALLLFFAFHTFPALQGIYYSFTNWDGFSDSFDYVGFKNFINIFQDENVLNSYVFTFKYAILTTILINVISLLIALGLNAKIKAKNFFRGVYFLPNILSVLIVGFIFNYLFANVFPIWGAKIGSEFLSQNILGNSDWAWIGIVIVAVWQGIAYNTILYLAGLQTIPQDLYEASNLDGASRWREFWSITFPMLASFFTINMVLAMKGGLMVFDQIVALTGGGPGRSTQSIAHLIYTGGFQGGEFAYQSANAVIYFIVIVVISALQLKFLQKREMDL
- a CDS encoding STM4015 family protein, which translates into the protein MTEVKLSIGYDEFEEGQRIGTEIEKLSSSPESSSLTSLIIGDWGQAYENSSEEVVESLVTHSASFPALRKLFIGEMGYEECEISWITQSDLSPLLPAFPELQSLTIQGGNELSLSELKHDKLEELIIISGGLGKAILEHIAASQLPNLRKLELYLGVDNYGFDGSLADLLPLIEVGKFPKLTYLGLKNSQIQDEIAGALANAPILDQLDTLDLSLGTLSDEGAELLLASDRIKKLKALNLSHHYMSDEMISRWKQSGLPVDVSDKQESDDEEDWRYPSITE
- a CDS encoding NUDIX domain-containing protein, encoding MKYCLECGTALVMKESDGEGQVPYCNACEMFRFPIFSTAISTAVLNRDMNKILLIQQYNRPDYILLAGYVNKGEDAETTLIREVKEEVGIDIVAYEYMRSLYFAPSNTLMLNFIGVADTEELSQVSAEVDHAEWFTLEEAASAIKKNSLAETFLLAIIEKLHADQVQVNPVSVGGTV
- a CDS encoding carbohydrate ABC transporter permease, with amino-acid sequence MKKPTNWPVTILIALGSLLILFPLYMTIAIALKNPEEMAQSIFSLPTGLHFENFTNAIKATNFFNALGNSTVITVTTVVFILLTNSMVAYAIARNMKRRFFKVLYFYFISAMFIPFQIIMLPVVKVTTDLHMNNIVGIIILYVVYGLAFNVFVYTGYIRSIPYELEEAATVDGASTFGTFWKIIFPLLAPVSATIGILSCLSTWNDFMLPLVLLGDQDSYTLPLVQYVFQGQFSTDFNLAFASYLLALTPMLIVYLFAQKWIISGLTSGSIK
- a CDS encoding STM4014 family protein, with the translated sequence MMRKTGVILPSQSEPLMRPMIVIGIPGDKRTSGIQQARSDLGMPPAIILSYAEFLQGRSLGDLMEEQKKQLPHQSSVYNGVDLSAAPPLLRLESPGSSFEVERALIALGAPDSDDMDDSLHPYADRPDPRPLRVKLACQLTEMQGVLHHPSQWFRGYCRMLARLQREAKTACPGSLWLNDPTDIAAMTDKRQTQQILSEAGIPIPRPVGEDQQPTDYASLREMMLSRRMHRVFIKLAFGSAASGVVAYQIHPVTGAEIALTTVGVENYITRPPIYYNSGKLQRYTDTATISGIVNWIYQHGAYAEQWIPKAGLKGKAFDIRQLVVLREACHAVARVSPTPITNLHLRNQRMSLSEAGLSEPVQEQVRNTAVQALAAFPRSGVAGIDVLVSGGSQQCFVADVNPFGDLLYDVKYRGSSTYEWEMKVLSARDYITPPSTPLIKEGLS
- a CDS encoding cupin; this encodes MIVYSFAKEVGKSIDAFGSQQLYMSRILTEAVSPQVGCMHLGVNGLVGWHQAPIPQLFLVVSGEGWVRAGEEVEISVSAGSAVYWDKGEFHETRTGTGLTAIVIEAENMSLAMPMVQEIFERR
- a CDS encoding GNAT family N-acetyltransferase; protein product: MFNQEKRTMTTERLILRPFELSDAKRVSDLCNNYNIYKSTLTLPYPYTIECAISWIEAHEENFINNMYYEFAITDKSTNELYGAIGLTNKKAHRNGEVGYWIGEEYWGKGYATEATKAIIAFAFSEKHYHKVFARHLASNPSSGRVMQKCGMVKEGILLQHIYKENKYDDLIHYGIINTEG